From a region of the Jatrophihabitans sp. genome:
- a CDS encoding ABC transporter ATP-binding protein yields MVSPDFQPDPDAILQLNQVTVRRGSKLLLDSVDWTVEEDERWAVLGPNGAGKTTLLQLAATTMHPTTGTVVVFGERLGTVDVFELRPRIGLSSAALAQRIPPGELVIDVVVSAGYAVIGRWREAYGRLDVRRARTLLNRFGVAELAERTYGTLSEGERKRVQIARAMMTDPELLLLDEPAAGMDLGGREDLLRRLARLAADPEAPAMILVTHHVEEIPLGISHALLLGEGRVVAQGLIADVLTSPHLSKAFGLDLVVEHEDGRFFARAR; encoded by the coding sequence GTGGTAAGCCCCGACTTCCAACCAGACCCCGACGCCATCCTGCAGCTGAATCAGGTGACGGTCCGGCGGGGCTCCAAGCTGCTGCTCGACTCCGTGGACTGGACGGTGGAGGAGGACGAGCGCTGGGCGGTGCTCGGCCCCAACGGCGCGGGCAAGACCACCCTGCTGCAGCTGGCGGCCACCACCATGCACCCCACCACCGGCACAGTCGTGGTGTTCGGTGAGCGGCTGGGCACGGTCGACGTCTTCGAGCTGCGCCCCCGGATCGGGCTGTCCTCGGCTGCCCTGGCCCAGCGGATCCCGCCGGGCGAGCTGGTGATCGACGTGGTGGTCTCGGCCGGCTACGCCGTGATCGGGCGCTGGCGCGAGGCCTACGGCCGCCTGGACGTCCGGCGGGCCCGGACGCTGCTGAACCGGTTCGGGGTCGCCGAGCTGGCCGAGCGCACCTACGGCACGTTGAGCGAGGGCGAGCGCAAGCGGGTGCAGATCGCCCGGGCGATGATGACCGACCCGGAGCTGCTGCTGCTCGACGAGCCCGCTGCCGGGATGGACCTCGGTGGCCGGGAGGACCTGCTGCGCAGGCTGGCCAGGCTCGCCGCCGACCCGGAGGCGCCGGCCATGATCCTGGTGACCCACCACGTCGAGGAGATCCCGCTGGGCATCAGCCACGCCCTGCTGCTCGGCGAGGGAAGGGTCGTCGCCCAGGGCCTGATCGCCGACGTGCTGACCTCGCCCCACCTGTCCAAGGCCTTCGGGCTGGACCTCGTCGTCGAGCACGAGGACGGCCGTTTCTTCGCCCGTGCTCGTTGA
- a CDS encoding enoyl-CoA hydratase-related protein — protein MTEFVTLEVADGVATIRIDRAPVNALNIQVQEELRQAAAECDRRDDIRAVILWGGPKVFVAGADVKEMHTMSAQDMQRRGGAVSSSLDAIAQLPMPVIAAVTGYALGGGCELALTADFRISADTAKWGQPEVLLGVIPGMGGTQRLARLIGPAKAKDLIFTGRFVDAAEAHQLGLVDVVVGADEVYPTAQAMAAKFARGPALALRAAKTAIDVGLQTDLASGLRLESQLFAGVFATEDKQRGMSSFIESGPGKAEFVGN, from the coding sequence ATGACTGAGTTCGTGACGCTCGAGGTCGCCGACGGCGTGGCCACCATCCGGATCGACCGGGCCCCGGTGAACGCCCTCAACATCCAGGTGCAGGAAGAGCTGCGCCAGGCGGCCGCCGAGTGCGACCGGCGCGACGACATCCGGGCGGTGATCCTGTGGGGCGGGCCGAAGGTGTTCGTGGCCGGCGCCGACGTCAAGGAGATGCACACCATGTCCGCCCAGGACATGCAGCGGCGGGGCGGCGCGGTGTCGTCCTCGCTGGACGCCATCGCCCAGCTGCCGATGCCGGTGATCGCGGCGGTGACCGGTTACGCCCTGGGCGGCGGCTGCGAGCTGGCGCTGACCGCCGACTTCCGGATCAGCGCCGACACCGCCAAGTGGGGCCAGCCTGAGGTCCTGCTGGGCGTCATCCCCGGCATGGGCGGCACCCAACGGCTGGCCCGCCTGATCGGCCCCGCCAAGGCCAAGGACCTGATCTTCACCGGACGCTTCGTCGACGCCGCCGAGGCCCACCAGCTCGGCCTGGTGGACGTCGTGGTCGGCGCCGACGAGGTGTACCCGACCGCCCAGGCGATGGCCGCGAAGTTCGCCCGCGGCCCGGCGCTGGCGTTGCGCGCGGCCAAGACCGCCATCGACGTCGGCCTGCAGACCGACCTGGCCAGCGGGTTGAGGCTGGAATCGCAGCTGTTCGCCGGCGTGTTCGCCACCGAGGACAAGCAGCGCGGGATGAGCTCCTTCATCGAATCCGGGCCCGGCAAGGCCGAGTTCGTCGGTAACTGA
- a CDS encoding class I SAM-dependent methyltransferase, translating into MSAEPNPAVSDVSLPRDVSVIGAADVIGAASAEQVEAAWRDPKLANVLYHDWEAGTYDEKWSISFDQRCIDYARDRFAHVAGAAGWPYGRALELGCGTGFFLLNLKLAGVIDSGAVTDLSPGMVEVARRNAANLGFEIEGRVADAESIPYPDDSFDLVVGHAVLHHIPDVEQALREVLRVLKPGGRFVFAGEPTRYGDFVARRLSRLTWWATTRLTRLDRLKSWARPKTELDASSRAAALEAVVDLHTFDPAELRRVAERAGATGVRTRTDELTAAWFGWPVRTFEAAVPREKLGIGWAMFAFSNWQRLHRLDSAVLARFVPARLFYNVEITGTKPA; encoded by the coding sequence ATGTCCGCCGAACCCAACCCCGCTGTCAGCGACGTCAGCCTTCCCCGCGACGTCAGCGTGATCGGCGCTGCCGACGTGATCGGCGCCGCCAGCGCTGAGCAGGTCGAGGCCGCCTGGCGTGATCCCAAGCTCGCCAACGTGCTCTACCACGACTGGGAAGCCGGCACCTACGACGAGAAATGGTCGATCAGCTTCGACCAGCGCTGCATCGACTACGCCCGCGACCGGTTCGCCCACGTCGCCGGCGCCGCCGGCTGGCCCTACGGCCGGGCGCTGGAACTGGGTTGCGGCACCGGGTTCTTTCTTCTCAACCTCAAGCTGGCCGGCGTGATCGACTCCGGCGCGGTGACTGATCTGAGCCCCGGCATGGTCGAGGTGGCCCGCCGCAACGCCGCCAATCTCGGCTTCGAGATCGAGGGCCGGGTCGCCGACGCCGAGTCCATTCCCTACCCGGACGACAGCTTCGACCTGGTGGTCGGGCATGCCGTCCTGCACCACATCCCCGACGTCGAGCAGGCGCTGCGCGAGGTGCTGCGGGTGCTCAAGCCGGGCGGCCGGTTCGTCTTCGCGGGCGAGCCGACCCGGTACGGCGACTTCGTCGCCCGCCGGCTGTCCCGGTTGACCTGGTGGGCCACCACCCGCCTCACCCGGCTGGACCGGCTGAAGTCCTGGGCGCGGCCCAAGACCGAGCTGGACGCCTCATCCCGGGCCGCCGCGCTCGAGGCCGTCGTCGACCTGCACACCTTCGACCCGGCCGAGCTGCGCCGGGTTGCCGAGCGGGCCGGCGCCACCGGCGTGCGCACCCGCACCGACGAGCTGACCGCCGCCTGGTTCGGCTGGCCGGTGCGGACGTTCGAGGCGGCCGTCCCGCGCGAGAAGCTCGGCATCGGCTGGGCGATGTTCGCCTTCTCGAACTGGCAGCGGCTGCACCGGCTGGACTCGGCGGTGCTGGCCCGATTCGTGCCGGCCCGGCTCTTCTACAACGTAGAGATCACCGGAACCAAACCGGCATGA
- a CDS encoding HAD hydrolase-like protein translates to MINTVLFDLDGTLSDSAPGILGALRTSFAEAGLDWVDDDTARSLLGPPFWHSLPPLVGEHLVDQVVASYRRHYVERGAMFDTTRYDGVLETLQMLAEHGHRLAVATSKPEPHASRIVAHLGLADYFETVCGDTLDGGRDSKALVVGEALRRLGDPDPVTVLMVGDRSHDVLGAAAHGLDCAGALWGYGSAAELTAAGASRLCAKPSEVLDLLGLVD, encoded by the coding sequence ATGATCAACACCGTCCTGTTCGATCTCGACGGGACCCTGAGCGATTCGGCGCCCGGAATCCTCGGCGCGCTGCGGACCAGCTTCGCCGAGGCAGGCCTGGACTGGGTCGACGACGACACCGCCCGGTCGCTGCTCGGACCACCGTTCTGGCACTCGCTGCCGCCGCTGGTCGGCGAGCACCTGGTTGATCAGGTGGTGGCCTCCTACCGCCGGCACTACGTCGAGCGCGGCGCCATGTTCGACACCACCCGCTACGACGGCGTGCTGGAGACCCTGCAGATGCTGGCCGAGCACGGTCACCGGCTCGCGGTCGCCACCAGCAAGCCCGAGCCGCACGCCAGCCGGATCGTGGCGCACCTGGGGCTGGCCGACTACTTCGAGACCGTGTGCGGTGACACCCTCGACGGTGGCCGGGACTCCAAGGCGCTGGTGGTGGGCGAGGCGCTGCGCCGGCTGGGCGACCCCGACCCGGTCACCGTGCTGATGGTCGGGGACCGCAGCCACGACGTGCTCGGGGCGGCGGCGCACGGGCTGGACTGCGCCGGCGCGCTCTGGGGCTACGGCTCGGCCGCCGAGCTGACGGCGGCCGGCGCGTCCCGGCTGTGCGCCAAGCCGTCCGAGGTGCTCGACCTGCTCGGGCTTGTGGACTGA
- a CDS encoding acyltransferase, whose protein sequence is MFGRWRFRARAAGQPRWLSPASLRWVLRHRAYTPWYLLRYWRFWRFKLANPHVVTAGFVFLGKNVELYARPGFGRLVLGRWVHLGDGTSLRCHEGTLRIGDKVVFGRNNVVNAYLDISIGAASIIADMVYVTDFDHVFADIERPIKDQGIAKSPVRIGADVWLANKVSVVRGTVIGEGCVVAANAVVTRDLPPYSVAVGVPARVVRNRRDDHAAGADTRAAIADMAAKLGLD, encoded by the coding sequence GTGTTCGGCCGATGGCGGTTCCGTGCCCGCGCTGCCGGCCAGCCGCGCTGGCTCAGCCCGGCCAGCCTGCGCTGGGTGCTGCGGCACCGGGCCTACACCCCCTGGTACCTGCTGCGGTACTGGCGGTTCTGGCGGTTCAAGCTGGCCAATCCGCACGTGGTCACGGCCGGCTTCGTCTTTCTCGGCAAGAACGTCGAGCTGTACGCCCGGCCCGGGTTCGGACGGCTGGTGCTGGGCCGCTGGGTGCACCTGGGTGACGGCACCTCGCTGCGCTGCCACGAGGGCACCCTGAGGATCGGGGACAAGGTGGTGTTCGGCCGCAACAACGTGGTCAACGCCTACCTCGACATCAGCATCGGGGCCGCCAGCATCATCGCCGACATGGTCTACGTGACCGATTTCGACCACGTCTTCGCCGACATCGAGCGCCCGATCAAGGACCAGGGAATCGCCAAGTCGCCGGTGCGGATCGGCGCGGACGTGTGGCTGGCGAACAAGGTGTCGGTGGTGCGCGGCACGGTGATCGGCGAGGGCTGCGTGGTGGCGGCCAACGCCGTGGTGACCCGTGACCTGCCGCCGTACTCGGTCGCCGTCGGGGTTCCGGCCAGGGTGGTCCGCAACCGGCGCGATGACCACGCGGCCGGCGCCGACACCCGGGCCGCGATCGCCGACATGGCCGCCAAGCTGGGCCTGGACTGA
- a CDS encoding glycosyltransferase family 4 protein — MRVLMVSWEFPPLVVGGLGRHVGQLAGQLAALGHDVRVLTRGTRPETERQSHDGVSVWRAAADELAINFGSESVLAWTQAFEHSLTRAGLLLVADWRPDVIHAHDWLVAQTAHTLRQVTGSPVVVTVHATEHGRQQGWLTEPVPRAIHSVERWLCREAAAVIACSRFMAGQVSELFQLEPSEIRVIGNGADFDPMAESRSQVETADSKGYQGEPLLVFAGRLVHEKGLQELIKALPLLRRELPGLRLVVAGAGQQLADQQDRAARYGVSDLICWAGFLDAAELAGLLAAADLVVVPSLYEPFGMVALEAQLAGTPVAVSDTGGLAELVEPGRTGLRFAPQDPVAIAAAVREVMADPAAARRWAATAQQRARDEFGWAAVASRTAEVYAAVQP, encoded by the coding sequence GTGCGGGTGTTGATGGTGTCATGGGAGTTCCCTCCGCTGGTGGTCGGCGGGCTCGGCCGGCATGTCGGGCAGCTGGCCGGGCAGCTGGCCGCCCTCGGCCATGACGTCCGGGTGCTGACCCGAGGCACCCGGCCCGAAACCGAGCGGCAGAGCCATGACGGGGTCAGCGTCTGGCGGGCCGCGGCGGACGAGCTGGCGATCAACTTCGGCAGCGAGAGCGTGCTGGCCTGGACCCAGGCCTTCGAGCACTCGCTGACCCGGGCCGGCCTGCTGCTGGTGGCGGACTGGCGGCCCGACGTCATCCATGCCCACGACTGGCTGGTCGCCCAGACCGCGCACACCCTGCGCCAGGTCACCGGCAGCCCCGTGGTGGTGACCGTGCACGCCACCGAGCACGGCCGGCAGCAGGGCTGGCTGACCGAGCCGGTGCCCCGCGCCATCCACTCGGTGGAACGCTGGCTGTGCCGGGAGGCCGCGGCGGTGATCGCCTGCTCGCGGTTCATGGCCGGCCAGGTCAGCGAGCTGTTCCAGCTCGAACCGAGCGAGATCCGGGTGATCGGCAACGGAGCTGACTTCGATCCGATGGCTGAATCTCGATCTCAAGTTGAGACTGCCGACTCGAAGGGGTACCAGGGCGAGCCGCTGCTGGTGTTCGCCGGCCGGCTGGTGCACGAGAAGGGCCTGCAGGAGCTCATCAAAGCCCTGCCGCTGCTGCGCCGGGAGCTGCCCGGGCTGCGGCTGGTGGTGGCCGGCGCCGGCCAGCAACTGGCCGACCAGCAGGACCGGGCGGCCCGGTACGGGGTCAGTGACCTGATCTGCTGGGCCGGCTTTCTCGACGCCGCCGAACTGGCCGGGCTGCTGGCCGCCGCTGACCTGGTGGTGGTGCCCTCGCTGTACGAGCCGTTCGGGATGGTGGCGCTGGAGGCGCAGCTGGCCGGCACCCCGGTGGCGGTCTCGGACACCGGCGGCCTGGCCGAGCTGGTGGAGCCTGGCCGCACCGGCCTGCGGTTCGCCCCGCAGGACCCGGTCGCGATCGCCGCCGCCGTCCGCGAAGTGATGGCTGACCCGGCCGCGGCCCGCCGGTGGGCGGCGACGGCGCAGCAGCGGGCCCGGGACGAGTTCGGCTGGGCCGCGGTGGCCAGCCGGACGGCCGAGGTCTACGCGGCCGTCCAGCCCTAG
- a CDS encoding PIG-L deacetylase family protein, with the protein MLSPAEISRVLCVAAHPDDIDYGAAGTVAGLAGRGVAVSYCVITDGQAGEAAGAPREKVAALRQREQRLAAHLVGVSDLTFLSYPDGALTPGLELRRELAGQIRRLRPHVVISHSPRRDLDRLIMSHPDHLAAGEATLCAVYPDARNGHAHPELAERGLRPWTVSEVWLVGDPDPNLFIDVTDDYPAKLAAIRAHASQHDPARPAELLDQMMRGMLGAQARAAGYAAGRLAEAFRRVASG; encoded by the coding sequence ATGCTGAGTCCTGCCGAGATCAGCCGGGTGCTGTGCGTGGCAGCGCACCCGGACGACATCGACTACGGGGCGGCCGGCACGGTCGCGGGCCTGGCCGGTCGCGGCGTCGCAGTCAGCTATTGCGTGATCACCGACGGCCAGGCGGGCGAGGCGGCCGGCGCCCCGCGCGAGAAGGTGGCGGCGCTGCGCCAGCGGGAGCAGCGGCTGGCCGCGCACCTGGTCGGGGTCAGCGACCTCACCTTTCTGAGCTATCCGGACGGCGCCCTGACGCCGGGCCTCGAGTTGCGCCGCGAGCTGGCCGGACAGATCCGCCGGCTCCGTCCCCACGTGGTGATCAGTCACTCGCCGCGCCGCGACCTGGACCGGCTGATCATGTCCCACCCCGACCACCTCGCTGCCGGCGAGGCCACCCTGTGCGCGGTCTATCCCGACGCCCGCAACGGACACGCCCACCCCGAACTGGCCGAGCGCGGCCTGCGGCCGTGGACGGTGTCCGAGGTCTGGCTGGTGGGCGACCCCGATCCGAACCTGTTCATCGACGTCACCGACGACTATCCGGCGAAGCTGGCCGCGATCAGGGCACACGCCTCACAGCACGATCCGGCGCGTCCGGCCGAGCTGCTCGATCAGATGATGCGGGGGATGCTCGGCGCCCAGGCCCGCGCTGCCGGGTACGCGGCGGGCCGGCTGGCCGAAGCGTTCCGGCGGGTGGCCAGCGGATGA
- a CDS encoding class I SAM-dependent methyltransferase family protein yields MTLEHGQAGPRTDWNAWHDDYADPGSALSARLVVVRSEIRRALADHAASQTDHAASQSQPVTVLSACAGDGRDILGVLAEQDERLPGRVEVTLLETDRRNLDRAERFCRDTGLTGVRLLDRDAGLSNSYLDAAPADLVLFCGVFGNLTDADVRRSIESLPALCRPGATLIWTRSRRAPDLTPSIREWLTAAGFAELSFTAPPGVQGSVGANRFDGEPAAVPPNQRLFSFVR; encoded by the coding sequence ATGACGCTCGAGCACGGCCAGGCCGGGCCGCGAACCGACTGGAACGCCTGGCACGACGACTACGCCGACCCGGGTTCGGCGCTGTCGGCCCGGCTGGTCGTGGTCCGGTCCGAGATCCGTCGCGCGCTTGCCGACCACGCTGCCAGCCAGACCGACCACGCTGCCAGCCAGAGCCAACCGGTGACGGTGCTCAGCGCCTGCGCGGGCGATGGCCGCGACATCCTCGGCGTGCTGGCCGAGCAGGACGAGCGGCTGCCAGGTCGGGTCGAGGTCACCCTGCTGGAGACCGATCGCCGGAACCTAGACCGGGCCGAGCGGTTCTGCCGCGACACCGGCCTGACCGGGGTGCGGTTGCTGGACCGCGACGCGGGCCTGTCCAACTCCTACCTCGACGCCGCGCCGGCTGACCTGGTGCTGTTCTGCGGGGTGTTCGGCAACCTCACCGACGCCGATGTGCGCCGGTCGATCGAGTCCCTGCCAGCCCTGTGCCGGCCCGGCGCGACGCTGATCTGGACCCGGTCCCGCCGCGCGCCGGACCTGACTCCGTCCATCCGGGAATGGCTGACCGCCGCCGGTTTTGCCGAGCTGTCCTTCACCGCGCCACCGGGCGTGCAGGGCTCGGTCGGGGCGAACCGCTTCGACGGAGAACCCGCGGCGGTACCACCGAATCAGCGGCTGTTCAGCTTCGTCCGCTGA
- a CDS encoding glycoside hydrolase family 57 protein, giving the protein MKQLGRFSLVLHTHLPWVAHNGTWPVGEEWLHQAFTGSWRRVLRVLETLAEHGYREVATLGVTPVVAAMLDDPYCLSEIHSWAGRWQLRAEELSARPGSPDLAALADHERREAVACLEDLQRRWLTGGLSTVLRPLVDSGVVELLSGPATHPFQPLLTERFAAAQLSTGLADAQLRFGSRPAGIWAPECGYAPGMEDFYAAHGVSHFLVDGPAMHGDTGFARPVGDSGVLAFARDLDISYRIWSSRTGYPGGGSYRDFHTFDHASGFRPARVTGGSVPTEAKQPWDRRLASAAVLRDAQDFVAAVVRRLTELRDRHGREALVVAAFDTELFGHWWYEGPEFLDAVLRLLPQAGVRLSTLRGACSAGLVADRIDLPSSSWGAGKDWRVWDNDVVAELNDEIAHMQKRLFSLLDNRPEGSGRDPAADQLVREAFLLSSSDWAFMVSRNSAADYARERARRHAEKFTALADAIESGVGAERLAAELRAVDGPFGRLDARTC; this is encoded by the coding sequence ATGAAACAGCTCGGCAGGTTCAGCCTGGTGCTGCATACCCATCTGCCGTGGGTGGCGCACAACGGCACCTGGCCGGTCGGTGAGGAGTGGCTGCACCAGGCGTTCACCGGCTCCTGGCGGCGAGTGCTGCGGGTGCTGGAAACCCTGGCCGAACATGGCTATCGCGAGGTGGCCACGCTCGGGGTGACGCCGGTGGTGGCCGCCATGCTCGATGATCCGTACTGCCTGTCCGAGATCCATTCGTGGGCCGGGCGCTGGCAGCTGCGCGCCGAGGAGCTGAGCGCGCGGCCGGGCTCGCCGGACCTCGCCGCGCTCGCAGACCATGAGCGCCGTGAGGCGGTGGCCTGCCTGGAGGACCTACAGCGCCGGTGGCTGACCGGCGGGCTCTCGACGGTGCTGCGGCCACTGGTCGACTCCGGCGTCGTCGAGCTGCTGTCGGGGCCTGCCACCCATCCGTTCCAGCCTTTGCTGACCGAGCGATTCGCAGCGGCGCAGCTGAGCACCGGGCTGGCCGACGCCCAGCTTCGGTTCGGCAGCCGGCCGGCCGGCATCTGGGCGCCGGAGTGCGGTTACGCCCCCGGCATGGAGGATTTCTACGCCGCGCACGGGGTGTCGCACTTTCTGGTGGACGGCCCGGCGATGCACGGCGACACCGGCTTCGCGCGCCCGGTGGGCGATTCGGGCGTGCTGGCCTTCGCCCGTGACCTCGACATCTCCTACCGGATCTGGTCATCGCGGACCGGCTACCCCGGCGGCGGCAGCTACCGGGACTTCCACACCTTCGACCACGCCTCGGGTTTCCGGCCGGCCAGGGTCACCGGCGGGTCGGTGCCGACCGAGGCCAAGCAGCCCTGGGATCGGCGGCTGGCCTCGGCGGCGGTGTTGCGCGACGCCCAGGACTTCGTCGCGGCGGTGGTGCGCCGGCTCACCGAACTGCGTGACCGGCACGGCCGCGAGGCGCTGGTGGTGGCCGCCTTCGACACCGAGCTGTTCGGGCACTGGTGGTATGAGGGACCCGAATTCCTGGACGCGGTGCTGCGGTTGCTACCGCAGGCCGGGGTCCGCTTGAGCACGTTGCGCGGGGCATGCTCAGCCGGCCTGGTCGCCGACCGGATCGACCTGCCGAGCTCGTCGTGGGGCGCCGGCAAGGACTGGCGGGTCTGGGACAACGATGTGGTGGCCGAGCTCAACGACGAGATTGCCCATATGCAGAAACGGTTGTTCTCGCTGCTGGACAACCGGCCGGAGGGAAGCGGGCGCGACCCGGCGGCTGATCAGCTGGTGCGCGAGGCGTTCCTGCTCAGTTCCAGCGACTGGGCCTTCATGGTCAGCCGGAACTCGGCCGCCGACTACGCCCGCGAGCGCGCCCGCCGGCACGCCGAGAAGTTCACCGCGCTGGCGGACGCGATCGAATCGGGCGTCGGCGCCGAGCGGCTGGCTGCCGAACTGCGCGCCGTGGACGGCCCGTTCGGCCGGCTGGACGCCCGCACCTGCTAG
- a CDS encoding class I SAM-dependent methyltransferase: protein MQRTAAIEATSSIPTGSLPLTGERTVPGIASENYWFRRHQAAYLHLREEVQGPRLLEVGAGEGYGSALLAERAPAVLALDYDGLAVAHLVQRYPGLAAIRANLAALPVADASFDTVVSLQVIEHVWDHPQFVAECARVLRPGGLLMLSTPNRLTFSPGAGPTDKPLNPFHTHEFTAAELCRLVAGSGRSVLAVRGLFAGPRLAALDSRHSANGGFVAAQLAEPPEQWPAGLAADVASIGWQDFQVGPDFQVGPGGQDDLTALDECLDLILLARRA from the coding sequence ATGCAAAGGACCGCGGCGATCGAGGCGACAAGCTCCATCCCGACAGGCAGCCTGCCGCTGACCGGTGAGCGGACCGTGCCCGGGATCGCGAGTGAGAACTATTGGTTCCGCCGCCACCAGGCCGCTTACCTGCACCTGCGCGAGGAGGTCCAGGGGCCGCGGCTGCTCGAGGTCGGGGCCGGCGAGGGCTACGGCTCGGCGTTGCTGGCCGAACGGGCGCCCGCGGTGCTGGCCCTGGACTACGACGGGCTCGCCGTGGCCCACCTGGTGCAGCGCTACCCCGGTCTGGCCGCGATCCGTGCCAACCTGGCCGCGCTACCGGTGGCCGATGCCTCCTTCGACACCGTGGTGTCGCTGCAGGTGATCGAGCACGTCTGGGACCACCCGCAGTTCGTGGCCGAGTGCGCCCGGGTGCTGCGGCCGGGTGGTCTGCTGATGCTCAGCACGCCCAACCGGCTGACCTTCTCCCCCGGCGCCGGCCCCACCGACAAGCCGCTGAACCCCTTTCACACCCACGAGTTCACCGCCGCCGAGCTGTGCCGGCTGGTAGCCGGCAGCGGCCGGTCGGTGCTCGCCGTCCGCGGGCTGTTCGCCGGCCCGCGGCTGGCCGCTCTGGACAGCCGTCACAGCGCGAACGGGGGTTTCGTCGCGGCGCAGCTGGCCGAGCCACCCGAGCAGTGGCCGGCCGGGCTGGCCGCCGACGTCGCCTCGATCGGCTGGCAGGACTTCCAGGTCGGCCCGGACTTCCAGGTCGGCCCGGGCGGTCAGGACGACCTGACGGCGCTGGACGAGTGCCTGGACCTGATATTGCTGGCCAGGCGGGCATGA
- a CDS encoding electron transfer flavoprotein subunit beta/FixA family protein, with protein MNIVVLMKQVPDTYAERKLSPTDNTLDREASDAVINEIDEYAIEEGLRLKEAHGGEVTILTMGPERATESLRKALSMGADKGVHVVDPALHGSCVITTAKVLAKALGTLEYDLVIGGFEATDSRLSVLPALVAEATGLPQLSGARKVTVDGSSVTVERVTDVGYDVVQASTPAVLSVVEKINDPRYPSFKGIMAAKSKPVTTLTLSELGLAENEVGLAAATTTVESFELAPPRAAGVIVKDDGNGGAAIAEYLASKKLI; from the coding sequence ATGAACATCGTTGTTCTGATGAAGCAGGTGCCCGACACCTACGCCGAGCGCAAGCTCAGCCCCACCGACAACACCCTGGACCGCGAGGCCTCCGACGCCGTCATCAACGAGATCGACGAGTACGCGATCGAGGAGGGCCTGCGGCTCAAGGAGGCCCACGGTGGCGAGGTCACCATCCTGACCATGGGCCCGGAGCGGGCCACCGAGTCGCTCCGCAAGGCGCTGTCGATGGGTGCGGACAAGGGCGTGCACGTGGTCGATCCCGCCCTGCACGGCTCCTGCGTCATCACCACCGCCAAGGTGCTGGCCAAGGCGCTGGGCACCCTGGAGTACGACCTGGTGATCGGCGGGTTCGAGGCCACCGACTCCCGGCTGTCGGTGCTGCCCGCGCTGGTCGCCGAGGCCACCGGGTTGCCGCAGCTGTCCGGCGCCCGCAAGGTCACCGTGGACGGCTCCAGCGTCACCGTCGAGCGGGTCACCGACGTCGGCTATGACGTGGTGCAGGCCAGCACCCCGGCCGTCCTCAGCGTGGTGGAGAAGATCAACGACCCGCGCTACCCGTCCTTCAAGGGCATCATGGCCGCCAAGTCCAAGCCGGTCACCACCCTGACCCTGTCCGAGCTGGGGTTGGCCGAGAACGAGGTCGGCCTGGCCGCCGCGACCACCACGGTGGAGTCCTTCGAGCTCGCCCCGCCGCGCGCCGCCGGCGTCATCGTCAAGGACGACGGCAACGGTGGCGCCGCGATCGCGGAGTACCTGGCAAGCAAGAAGCTCATCTGA